A stretch of DNA from Paenibacillus sp.:
GTCGTCATGGCGCACTGGGGAGACGAGCTGCGGGAGGAGCCCCACCCGGAGAAACAGGTCGACCTCGCCCGCCGGTATATCGACGCGGGGGCGGATCTCGTCGTCGGCTCGCATCCGCACGTGCTGCAAGGGTTCGAGCGGTATGGTGGCGGATGGATCGCTTACAGCCTGGGCAATTTCATTTTCACGAAATCGAAGGAACCGCTGACGTACGATTCTGCGGTGCTGCTCGCCGATTGCGGCCGCGGCGGCGATTGCCGGCTGACGGTGGAGCCGTTCCGCGTGGATACGCCGCAGCCGCAGCCGATGGACGCGGATCGCAGAGCGCAGGTGCTCGCGCGTTTATCGTCGTTGTCGATCGGCGTCGAGGTGCGCTCGGACGGAACGGTGGCGGAGAAGCAAGAGGAGTAACGCGGCCGGAGCGCCGAACCAGAGAGGACGATGCGGCATCATGAAGAGACGACAGGCTTGGGTTTCGGCGCTTCTTACTGCGGCGCTTCTCGGCGGGACGACGTCCGCGCCGGAGGCGCTCGCGGAGGATGCGTTCCGCGTATATGTGGATTCGGCGGCGCTGCAGACGGCGGCGCCGTACGTCGCCGGCGGCGAGCTGATGCTGCCGCTGCGGCCGCTGCTTCAGCGGCTCGGCTTAACCGGGACCTGGAACGAAGAGGGGACGCGCTTTACCGTTGACGCGGGCGCGCGAGCGATCGCCTACGCTCCTGGCGAGGCGACGGTCGTCGTGAACAGCGTGCCGCATTGGCGCGGGGCGGCGCCCGAGCTGCGCGGCGGTTCGCTGTACGTGCCTGTCGCGTCGCTGCGGGCGGATGTGGGACTGGCCGTGCGATGGAGCGCGGCGACCGGCGCCGTCGTCGTCGAATCGCCGCTCGATCTGTATCTTGCTTCGCTCGCGGCGGAAGCTGGAACGCTTGCGTACCGCGGCGCTGCGAAGGGCGGCAAGCCCGACGGGACCGGCGTTTGGAAGAAGGATGGCTTCATCGTGTATGAAGGGGAGTTCCGCGGCGGGGCGCCGCACGGCGCCGGGAAGCTGTACCGAGGCGGCGAGCTGCTATACGAAGGCGCGTTCAAGCAAGGGCGTGCGGAGGGCGTCGGCACGATCTATGCGTCGCCGGACCGCTACTATATCGGATCGCTCGTTCGCAGCGTGCCGGAGGGGCAAGGGACGTTGTTCGCGAACGGCCGCCCTCTATACGAAGGCGATTGGAAGGCCGGCTTCATGGACGGCGCCGGCAAGCAGTACGACGCTTCCGGCGCGCTCGTTTACGAAGGGGAGATGCACCAGGGCGCAAGGAACGGCTTCGGCGTCGAGTATGTCGACGGCTTGCCGGCGTATGCCGGCGATTGGGCGTTCGGCGAGAAGACGGGCCGGGGGAAGGCGTTCGCCACCGGCGGAGAAGTCGCGTACTCGGGCGGCTGGAAGGCGGGCGCGCGGCACGGCGACGGCTATCTGTATTCCAGGCGGACGATCACGTGGTACGAAACCGACGGCAGGGCGATCGTCTCCGAAGCGGAGCGGGAATCGACGGTGGCGAGGCCCGTAACCTACGCGGACGGCAAGCTTGTGGCCGAAGCGGCCGCCCTCGTGTACACGAGCTTGGACGGCGAACGGGGCCAGGCGCTGCTGGAAGAAGCGGGATTGAGCGCCGCGGTCGCCTCGTCGGAGGATCATCTGAACGGGCTCGCCGAAATTCGCCGGTCCGCCGGCAACCGGGCGACCGAGACGGGCGTCGTGTTCGCCTCCGAGTTGCTGTACGTCGGCATGGTGCGCGACGGGGCGATGCACGGGTACGGCCGGCTGTACGAAGGCGGAGAGCTTGCGTACGCGGGCGAATTCGAGAACGGCATACGCCATGGACAAGGCCGGGAATATGCCGGCGGCTTGGTCGTATACGACGGCGGATGGGCGGACGGCGCGAAGGAAGGGCGCGGCCGGAGCTACGCATACGAGGAGGCCGCCCAAGGCGCCGACGAGCCGGGGACGGCCGCCATCGAGGCGGGCGTATACCGCGGCGGGAAGCTTGTCTCGGTCGCGGCGGGGTATACGTATTACGGGGAATTCGCGAACGGCGCGATGAACGGGCAAGGCGTGCTGCTGGAGCGGCTTGCCGACGGCAAGCTGGAGAAACGGTACGAAGGCGGTTTCGAAGGCGGATCGTACGAAGGAACGGGCCGGCTTTACGCCGGGAAGAAGCTCGTCTACGAAGGGGAGTTCGAAGACGGCCTGCGCAGCGGGGCGGGGAGGCAGTACGACGCGCTCACCTCCGCGATCGTCTACGAAGGGGAATTCGCGAACGACATGTTCCACGGGACCGGCACGCTGTATTACGGGGTTAACCGCGTCAAATACGAAGGGCAGTTCAAAAACGGGTTCATGCACGGCTCGGGCCGCCTCTACCGGGACGTGACCCATACCGCGAACGCCGGCACCGGCCTGCTGTACGAAGGCACGTTCCGCAGCGGCAAAAAGCACGGGTACGGGAAAGAATATAACGGATACGGTTCTTTGTTGTATGAAGGCGAATTCGTCGACGACAAGCGGAAAACCGAAGGAGCGAATCAAACATGACTCATCGAAACGTTTATTGCATCGGACGTAACTACGCGCTACACGCGAAGGAGCTCGGCAACGAGGTGCCGACGTCGCCGATGGCGTTCTTGAAGCCGACGCACGCGCTCGTGCCGCTCGAAGGGACGATCGCGATGCCCGCCGGCGTCGGCGAAGTGCATCACGAGGCCGAAATCGTGCTCCGCGTCTCCAAAGCGTACACGCCGGGCGCGAGCGTCGACGAGCTCGTCGACGCCTTCACGCTCGGGCTCGACTTCACGCTTCGCGACGTGCAGAGCGAGTTGAAAAAGAAGGGGCATCCGTGGCTCGCGGCCAAAGGATTCCTGAACTCCGGACCGATCTGCGGCTGGATGCCGTTCCCCGGCGCCGAAGCGGCGGCGAACGCGGCGTTCGAGCTGCGGAAGAACGGCGAGACGACGCAGCGGGGCTTCGCCCGCGACATGATTTTCTCGTTCCAGGAGCTGGTCGACTTCCTCGGCGTCCATTACGGTCTCGGGGAAGGCGACGTCATCTTCACGGGCACGCCGGCCGGCGTCTCCGCGGTGGCGGACGGCGACAAGCTGGAGCTGCTGTGGGACGGCCGGACGATCGGCGCATGCGAGATCGCGATGAAATAAAACAAAGGCGAAGCCTCGTGCAAGGGGCTTCGCCTTTGTCGTTTCGTTATGCCGTCGCTTCGGGGATCGCGTCCTGGTACATATCGCGCACCTTCAGAATGTGCGGCAGCTGCTCGAAGAACGCGTCCACGACCGCCGGATCGAAGTGCTGCCCGCGTTCTTCCTTGAACAAGTTCAGGATGCGGTCGAGCTCCCACGCCTTTTTGTACACCCGTTCGCTGCCCAAGGCGTCGAAGACGTCCGCGATCGCGGTAATGCGTCCGTAAATGTGAATCTCCTCGCCCTGCAAGCCGTTCGGGTATCCGCGGCCGTTCCATTTCTCGTGGTGCTGCGAGGCGACGATGGCGGCGATGCGCAGCAGCTCGCGGCGGGAATTCTTCAATAGATTGTATCCGATCGACGTATGCGTCTTCATGATGTCGTACTCTTCGTCCGTCAGCTTGCCGGGCTTCTTCAGCACGGCGTCGGGGATGGCGACCTTGCCGATATCGTGCATCGGCGAAGCCAGCCTCAGCTTCTCGGCTTCCTCCTCCGGCATACCGAGACCGAGCGCCAAAATGTACGAATACTCCGCCACGCGCTTGACGTGATTGCCCGTCTCCTTGGAGCGGCTCTCGCCGATTTCGCCCATCGTGAAAATGATTTCCTTCTGCGTCTCTTCGATCTCCTGCTGGAGCATGACGGATTCGATCGACTTGCCGGAATACGAGGCCGCCAGCTTTAAATACTCCAAGTCTTTCTCGGAGAACACCTGCGCTTCCGTCATTTTGTTGATCGCTTGGTACGCTCCGATGATGCGGCCTTCGTTGTTTTGGAACGGCACGACCATAAGCGCCTTCGTATGATAGCCGGTTCGTTTGTCGACGGCGATCGCGCCGCTTTCGAGCACGTCGCGGTATTTCACGTCGGTGTAGGCGTCGTCGATGAAAATCGCCTCGCCGGACGACACCGACATGCCGACCAGCCCGGACGTGACCGGAATTCGGATTTCCTTGACCCCGTGCGCGACCGTCGTGAACAGCTCGTTCGTCCGCTCGTCGATCAGCCACACCGAGCACCGGTCGGCGACGACCATCTCTCGGCCCATGTTCGCCATCAGAATGAGCACGTTCTCGAGGCTCCGCTCGTTCGCGATTTTGGCCGTGTATTCGAAAATGACGCCGAGCATTTGCTCCGGAGTCAAATCCTTCTTGATCTTCACGACCTCTAATTCAAATTCGTCATGCATCCGCCGGCACCCTCTCCGCATGGTCCTTTAGACCCTTTTTCAGCAACCCCTATTTTAGCAAACGACGGCGGGTTT
This window harbors:
- a CDS encoding stalk domain-containing protein, with the protein product MKRRQAWVSALLTAALLGGTTSAPEALAEDAFRVYVDSAALQTAAPYVAGGELMLPLRPLLQRLGLTGTWNEEGTRFTVDAGARAIAYAPGEATVVVNSVPHWRGAAPELRGGSLYVPVASLRADVGLAVRWSAATGAVVVESPLDLYLASLAAEAGTLAYRGAAKGGKPDGTGVWKKDGFIVYEGEFRGGAPHGAGKLYRGGELLYEGAFKQGRAEGVGTIYASPDRYYIGSLVRSVPEGQGTLFANGRPLYEGDWKAGFMDGAGKQYDASGALVYEGEMHQGARNGFGVEYVDGLPAYAGDWAFGEKTGRGKAFATGGEVAYSGGWKAGARHGDGYLYSRRTITWYETDGRAIVSEAERESTVARPVTYADGKLVAEAAALVYTSLDGERGQALLEEAGLSAAVASSEDHLNGLAEIRRSAGNRATETGVVFASELLYVGMVRDGAMHGYGRLYEGGELAYAGEFENGIRHGQGREYAGGLVVYDGGWADGAKEGRGRSYAYEEAAQGADEPGTAAIEAGVYRGGKLVSVAAGYTYYGEFANGAMNGQGVLLERLADGKLEKRYEGGFEGGSYEGTGRLYAGKKLVYEGEFEDGLRSGAGRQYDALTSAIVYEGEFANDMFHGTGTLYYGVNRVKYEGQFKNGFMHGSGRLYRDVTHTANAGTGLLYEGTFRSGKKHGYGKEYNGYGSLLYEGEFVDDKRKTEGANQT
- a CDS encoding fumarylacetoacetate hydrolase family protein, which translates into the protein MTHRNVYCIGRNYALHAKELGNEVPTSPMAFLKPTHALVPLEGTIAMPAGVGEVHHEAEIVLRVSKAYTPGASVDELVDAFTLGLDFTLRDVQSELKKKGHPWLAAKGFLNSGPICGWMPFPGAEAAANAAFELRKNGETTQRGFARDMIFSFQELVDFLGVHYGLGEGDVIFTGTPAGVSAVADGDKLELLWDGRTIGACEIAMK
- a CDS encoding HD-GYP domain-containing protein → MHDEFELEVVKIKKDLTPEQMLGVIFEYTAKIANERSLENVLILMANMGREMVVADRCSVWLIDERTNELFTTVAHGVKEIRIPVTSGLVGMSVSSGEAIFIDDAYTDVKYRDVLESGAIAVDKRTGYHTKALMVVPFQNNEGRIIGAYQAINKMTEAQVFSEKDLEYLKLAASYSGKSIESVMLQQEIEETQKEIIFTMGEIGESRSKETGNHVKRVAEYSYILALGLGMPEEEAEKLRLASPMHDIGKVAIPDAVLKKPGKLTDEEYDIMKTHTSIGYNLLKNSRRELLRIAAIVASQHHEKWNGRGYPNGLQGEEIHIYGRITAIADVFDALGSERVYKKAWELDRILNLFKEERGQHFDPAVVDAFFEQLPHILKVRDMYQDAIPEATA